The window TAGATGGGGGGGGATATTTAAACCCCCATAgtgggtaaactgaggcacaaacCTTCACATTGGGGTCTCCCAATCCCTATATCCCAATGCTATtgtattggggggggggggcactgggataAGGaatggacacacacacacaccccccacacacacacttattcccccccccccattcacTCCATCCCGGTGCCATTCCCAAACTGCCACCGATCCAGGATATCCTTATACTGCAGCTCCGGCGTCGCCATCTGCGCGCAGCGCTCCCGCTCCTCCCCGCTTAACCCGGGCCGGAGCTGGTATCCCATGATCCGCGCTCTTCCCGGCGGCTGGAACGGCCGGAGCCTCCCATCGGTGATAGCCGGAGCCGGGATGGGCCCCCCTCCTTGGAGACACCTTCGGGATGCCTCTTCCCGGCGTTGGCGCAAGCGGGATACCTCCGATTCCATGCGGGCTACACCGAAAGCTCGCACCCGTTGCCAGAAGGAGCGGTTGATGTGGACGTAGAGAGCCCAATCCAAGTCATTCCATAAGCGGAGGCGTTGGGATTGAGCCGGGGATAACTTGGGAACGTCCTCGGCGGCGCGGCCGTTGTGGATGAAGGAGGTGATGGCTTCCTCCGGCCAACACAGCGCCTCCCGCAGGAGAACCATGGACTCATCGAAGTGCTCGGCCACCAGGACCATGGAGAAGGTTTGGTCCAAGGTATCCAAGGCGGATGCCAAGGAATCGGCATCGCTCACGGGGGGTAACCCAAAGTCGAACCATTGGAGGTTCTTGGCGTAGTGATTCCCTCTTATCCCAGCTTTGTAGAAGCGTTCCGGGCTCTCCAGGAAGGATtggagggatggagcattccgGAAAGCTGGAGTGATGGAGCGGTAATAGGAAAAGGCGGATTCGGCCAAGGTGGCCGGGTCACGGATGATGGAGAAGTAGAAGCTGTCGTTGGGCATCACGCGTTGGACCTGGGGGTATAATgggggggggatatgggggatCTATAGGGGGGGTGAGGTGGAGGGTGTCACAGGGTCAGCCTATGGTACCCCAATATCACCTCGTGGTACCCAACATCATGATACGGTGCCCGACAGCATCCTATGGTACCCCGATATCATCCTATGGTACCCCGATATCATGCTATGGTACCCCAAGAGCATCCTATGGTACCCCAATATCATGCTATGGTACCCCAACAGCATCCTATGGAACCCCCCCATTGTGTCCCCCCCCTTGTCCCCCCGCATCCCCCCATTGTGACCAttcccccccatcacccccctaCCCCCCCATTACCTCCCTGTGGTCAGAGCACCTGCGATGATGGATGTTGTTGAAGGGgggtccccatcacccccattgcccccattgtccccatcacccccatcatCCCCaccaccccatatccccccatatcccatatgCCCTCATATCCCCCCATCACACCATATCCCCCatcaccccacatccccccatatcccatatgcccccatcaccccatatccccccatcacccccatcacccccattgctTCCAtcaccccatatccccccatcacccccattacccccattgtccccattgcccccatcacccccattgcccccatcaccccatatccccccatcacccccactGCCTCTAtcaccccatatccccccatcacccccattgcccccatcacccccattaccccacatccccccatcaccccatcaccccatatccccccatcaccccccaccGCCCCCCCCACCTCGGCGCGGTCGAAGCGCATGTGATGGCAGATGATGTCGAAGGGGggtccccattgcccccatcaccccatatccccccattacccccccatccccccatcaccccacatccccccatcacccccatcaccccatatccccccatatcccatatccccccatcaccccaattgcccccattgtccccatcaccccacatccccccatcacccccatcacccccatcaccccatatccccccatatccccccatcacccccatcaccccccccaCCTCCGCGCGGTCGAAGCGCATGTGATGGCAGATGATATCGAAGGGGggtccccattgcccccatcaccccacatgcccccatatcccatatccccccatcaccccccttgcccccattgtccccatcaccccacatccccccatcacccccatcacccccatcaccccatatccccccatcacccccatcacccccccccacctccgCGCGGTCGAAGCGCATGTGATGGCAGATGATATCGAAGGGgtgcccccattgcccccatcacccccatccctccatatccccccatatccccccatcaccccccaccGCCCCCCCCACCTCCGCGCGGTCGAAGCGCATGTGATGGCAGATGATATCGAAGGGGGGCCCCCGCGGGCGGAAGCCTTTGACGCGCTCGGCTCGGAAGGGCCGGGGGTACCCGAACTGGTACCGGCGCGGGAGGGCGAAGCGCAGGCGGCGGCGCTGGCCGAAGCGGTGCAGCACGTTGAGCACGCTGCTCCCGCCCGCCTTGTGCGTCTTCAGGAACGCAACGTGCGTGCGCGGCCCGCACGGAGCCGGCGCCGCGGGGCTGCGGGCAGCGGAGCGGGGGGTtggattggggggggggggggcatgtAAGGAGGggacacaccccccccccttgtGGACAGAGAGGGGCACCCCCTTGTATACAGAGAGGGGACACCCCCCCTTGTGGGCAGAGAGGGGACACCCCCCCCTTGTGGACAGAGAGGGGCACCCCCCTTGTGGACAGTGAGGGGACACCCCCCCTTGTGGGCAGAGAGGGGACACCCCCCTTGTGGACAGTGAGGGGACACCCCCCCCTTGTGGACAGAGAGGGGACACCCCCCCTTGTGGGCAGAGAGGGGACACCCCCCTTGTGGACAGAGAGGGGACACCCCCCCTTGTGGGCAGAGAGAGAGGGGACACCCCCCTTGTGGACAGAGAGAGAGGGGACACCCCCCTTGTGGACAGAGAGGGGATCCCCCAGTGTAGTTGTATTGGGGATACTCATCTCGGGGACACCCATAGAACCTGTATTGGGGATACCCCCTCCTTGTGGACAGAGAAGAGGGGACACCCCCTTGTGGACAGAGAGGGGACACCCCCCCTTGTGGACAGAGAGGGGCACCCCCTTGTGGACAGAGAAGAGGGGATACCCCTCTTGTGGGCAGAGAGGGGACCCCCCCCTTGTGGACAGAGAGGGGACACCCCCCCTTGTGGACAGAGAGGGGACACACCCCCCCCTTGTGGACAGAGAGGGGATCCCCCAGTGTAGTTGTATTGGGGATACTCATCTCGGGGACACCCATAGAACCTGTATTGGGGACACCTCCCCCTTGTGGACAAAGAGGGGATACCCCTCTTGTGGGCAGA of the Strigops habroptila isolate Jane unplaced genomic scaffold, bStrHab1.2.pri NW_022045622.1_ctg1, whole genome shotgun sequence genome contains:
- the GAL3ST4 gene encoding galactose-3-O-sulfotransferase 4; this encodes MRFDRAEVQRVMPNDSFYFSIIRDPATLAESAFSYYRSITPAFRNAPSLQSFLESPERFYKAGIRGNHYAKNLQWFDFGLPPVSDADSLASALDTLDQTFSMVLVAEHFDESMVLLREALCWPEEAITSFIHNGRAAEDVPKLSPAQSQRLRLWNDLDWALYVHINRSFWQRVRAFGVARMESEVSRLRQRREEASRRCLQGGGPIPAPAITDGRLRPFQPPGRARIMGYQLRPGLSGEERERCAQMATPELQYKDILDRWQFGNGTGME